TGTCCTTGTTGACCACGCTGAAACCCAAGGCGACGGCCTCTGCGCACTCGGCTTCGCTCATCGCCGGGGCTTGCGTAAAGTCATGCGTCGGTCGCTCCAGCGTTATTGCCTCGACGCGCAAGCCGACGCCGAAAGCCGTGCAAAGCTGATTCACCGCCGCGCCGCCGGCCTCGAAGTTGGCCACCATCTGCGCCGTCACTTCCGGCGGAAACGCCGATACCCCGCGCCGGGCGACGCCGTGGTTGCCGGCGAAGACGCAAGCGAAAGGATACTGTATGCGCGGCGGGTGACGGCCTTGCCATGCCGACAGCCACTCGCTCAATCGCTCAAGCCGCCCCAGCGATCCTTGAGGCTTGGTCAGACGCGGTTCACGCTCCCTGGCATGGGATATCGCCGCCTCATCGGGGCTGGGGATATCCTTCAGCAGACGGCGGACATCATCAAGGGTTTTAGGGGTCAATTCCGGCAATAGGCTGTTCCTTTCAAGCCATGGATTTCATTTAAGCTCTTTATCGCCTATAAACTTGATCGATATCAAACATCAATAAGGCCGGGATATGCCTTTCAGCGAATCGATAATGATAACGCTCTCGGAGATATGGCTCGACCTTCGGGTTGCCGCCGCTTTTTTGACGCGCATTCCTGTTAACCTCTCCGCCGTGGAAGCGCAACGGCCCCCGGCCGAGGCGGCGCGAACTTTCCCGCTCGTCGGCGCGGCTGTCGGGGCGGCGGCGGGCCTGATGTTGTTTTTGGCTTCAAAATCGGGACTGCCCCCGCCAGCCTGCGCTCTGATTGCGTTGGCGGCGGGAGTATTGCTGACCGGAGCCTTGCATGAAGACGGTCTGGCCGATGTCGCCGACGGCTTCGGCGGCGGCAAGACCCGCGCCGATAAATTAAAGATCATGCGCGACAGCCGCATCGGCGTCTACGGCATGTTGGCGATTGTGTTCAGCATCGGCCTGCGCGCCTCGGCTCTTTCCGGAATATCGGCGCCGGGGACGGCGGCTTTGGCCCTTATCGCCGCCGGAGCCGTTTCACGCGCCGTCCTGCCGGTTATGATGGTAATAATGGAATCGGCGCGCAAGGACGGCCTCGGCGTCGGCGTCGGGAAACCCGGAAGCGAGGGCGTAACCTCCGCCGTTCTGCTCGGCATGGCGCTGGTCTTCGTCTTTCCGCTCGCCGAGGCGTCGGTTTTGGCCTTGGCGATGGCGGTCGTCGTTACGGCGGCTATGGTGTGGCTGGCCGAAGTTCAGATCGGCGGCTATACCGGCGACGTCCTCGGCGCCGTGCAGCAAGCCGTCGAGATTGTGGTCTTGCTGGTCCTGGCGGCGGCGGCGGGATGAAAGATTCGGCAGTAACCAGATGGTGGTGGGTGCGCCATGCGCCGGTGATCTACAAAGAAGGCGTCATCTACGGCCAACTGGACGTTCCTTGCGACACCTCTGATACTGATAGTTTTCGGGCGCTGGCAAGAACACTGCCGAAGGATGCGGTGTGGGTGACCAGCCATCTGTCACGCACCAAGGAAACTGCGGCCGCCATCGCCGCGCAAGGCCTGAAAACGTCGAAACCTATCGTCGAGCCGGACTTTGCGGAACAAAATATGGGGGACTGGCAATTAAAAACCTGGGATGAGCTTAATGTCGAAACGGATCAATTATATCGCGCTTTCTGGCATGATCCGGCACATAACGCCCCACCGGGAGGCGAGAGCTTCGTCGATGTAATTAACCGCGTTTCCGCAGTTATCCGACGCTTCAATGCGGATTACGCCGGGGCCGACATCGTTGCCGTGGCTCATGGCGGAACTATCCGCGCCGCCGTCGCCATGGCTCTTGATCTGACCCCCGAACGCGCTCTTGCCGTCACGACAAGCAATTTGGCGCTGACCAGACTTGATTTTACGGCAGATGAAGGCGAACATGTTTCTTACGGCATCCGCGTCGGCAAGAATGGCGCTTGGCGAGTCGTCGGAATCAACATGCCGTCTGCCTAAGAGGAGTTTATCCTGGTTTCTCTCATCCGCTATCCGCTGCCGTTGATTACCCTGGTGCTGGGCGGCGCCCGTTCCGGCAAAAGCGCCTATGCCGAACGGCTGGTCAATACCGACGAGGCCGGTCTTTACCTTGCCACCGCCGAGATCAGAGACGACGAAATGGCCGAGCGCGTGCGTCTTCACCGGGGACGGCGCGATCGAACATGGACGACGGTTGAAGAGCCGTTGAATTTGGCTCAGGCATTGAAAGAGCATTCCTCGCCCCGGCGGCCTGTACTTGTCGAATGCCTGACGATCTGGCTGAGTAATCTTATGGAGGCGCAACGCAACATAGGCAGTGAGACCGGCGTTCTGGTTGAAACCCTTAGTCTCTTGCAGGGGCCGGTGGTATTTGTTTCCAACGAGGTGGGCCAAGGAATTATTCCCGACAACAGGTTGGCCCGTGATTTTGTTGACGCCTCAGGGCGGCTTAATCAATCGATAGCCATGATCGCCGATAGGGTCATTTTTATCAACGCCGGCCTGCCGACGGTGCTTAAGGAAGTTAGGGCCTGATTTATGAAAATTCCCGCTACGGTGATCACCGGCTTTCTCGGCGCCGGCAAGACGTCCATGGTTCGTCATCTGCTGGAAAACGCCGACGGCAGGCGCATCGCATTGATAATCAACGAATTCGGCAATCTCGGCATTGATCGCGAGTTGCTTATGGGATGTCCGGTTAATGGTTGCGAAGATGACAACGTGGTGGAACTGGCCAACGGCTGCATCTGCTGCGCGGTAGCCGACGAATTTCTGCCGACCATGGAAATGCTGCTGGAGCGTCCTGTCCCTCCTGATCACATCGTCATCGAGACATCCGGGCTGGCCCTGCCCAAGCCGTTGGTCAAAGCCTTTAACTGGCCGGAGATTCGCTCCCGCGTCACCGTTGACGGCGTCATCGCCGTCATCGACGCCCCCGCCGTCGCTTCGGGACGGTTTGCCGACGATCCCGACGCCGTTCGGGCCGAACGCCCCGCCGACGAAAACATCGATCATGAATCGCCCCTGGAAGAGGTATTTGAAGATCAAATTCTCTGCGCCGATCTGGTGGCGCTCAACAAGACAGATGTCCTCAGCAAAACGGAAATCGCCTTCGTGCGCGCCGAAATCGCCAGGATATCCGCCGTCAGGATCGTAGAGAGCGTACATGGCGCCGTGGATGTTCGCGTCATTCTCGGAATAGGCGCCGCCGCCGAGGATGACCTTGATTCCAGGAAATCGCATCACGACGGCGACGAGGGCCATGATCATGACGACTTTGACAGTTTTATCGTTGATCTTGAGTCAATCAATGATCCGCAAGCTCTTGAGGCGCGTATAAGAACGGCGACCGAGGCCCATGATATCCTTCGCGTCAAGGGGTTCATCCATGTGCCGGGCAAGGAAATGCGTCATGTGGTGCAGGGCGTCGGTTGCCGGATTAATCGTTACTATGATCGCCCCTGGCGCCCGGACGAAGAGCGTCGCAGTCGGCTGGTGGTGATCGGTCAAAAGGGACTTGACCAAGCCGCCATTCAGGCAACGCTTTGGACTCTAAGTTAAGGAATAGACGGGCATGCACCTGCTCGCCGCCCAACCCGGCGGGGTATCCGACGGTTCGCAAGCCGTCGATCTAAGGCAGAGTCCCGGCGACATCGTCGTGCTTTCCGCCGCCGATACGGAGCTGTCATGTCTGGCCGCCGCTTACGGCGGGTTGAGCGGCAAGGAATTCCCCTCCCTCAGGCTGACCGGTCTGCTGCACCTCGCCCACAATATGTCCGTAGACCTTTATGTAGAGACCGTCATCGCCGCCGCCCGGCTGGTGGTGGTGCGGCTGTTGGGCGGACGCGGCTATTGGCCCTACGGCCTTGAACAGGTGGCGGCCCAATGCCGGAGACGCTCGATTCCGGCGGCTTTCCTGCCCGGCGACGATCAGCCGGACGCCGAGCTTTCCGCATTTTCAACGCTGCCCGGCGAGGCCGTTCATCGCCTTTGGCAGTACTGCGTTCACGGAGGCATCGACAACGCCGGGAACTTTCTCCGTTTCTCCGCCGATCTTATCGGCCATAAATCCGAGTGGGATGAACCGAGACCTCTGCTGCGCGCCGGACTCTATTGGCCGGACAATGCTCTAACCACCATAAACGCAAATTGGAAAAAGGGACAGGCCGTAGCGGCTGTAGTGTTCTACCGGGCGCTGGTTCAGGCGGGAAACCTGAAAGCGGTGGACGCGCTTATCAAGGGGTTGGCGGGAGCAGGGGTGAATCCGCTGCCGATATTTGTTTCCAGTCTGCGCGATCCGGTGGCGGCGGCAACGCTCGAAGAAATTCTGGAGAGAGCCGGTTGTGACGTTGTATTGAACGCTACAGGCTTTGCCGTATCTTCTCCCGGCGGCCGGCGCTCAACGCCTTTTGATGCTGTCTCAAGCCCGGTGCTTCAGGTGATTTTCGCCGGGAGCAACAAGGAGGACTGGAGCAAAGGCGACCACGGCCTTTCGACCCGCGACATAGCCATGAATGTCGCCTTGCCCGAAGTTGACGGCCGGATTATCAGCCGCGCCGTTTCCTTCAAGGGACTGAAGCGACGCGATCTTAATTGCGAGATCGATATTATCGACTACGAGCCGGTTGCCGACCGCATTGAATTCGTCTCGGCGCTTGCCGCCAATTGGGCGCGCCTGAGGCGTACGGCAATCTCTGAGCGCCGCGTTGCCCTGGTGCTTGCCAACTATCCCAACCGTGACGGGCGGATGGGGAACGGCGTCGGCCTGGACACCCCGGCGGCAACGGTAGTCGTGCTGAAAGCGATGATCGGAGCCGGCTACGATGTAAGGGATGTTCCTGACAATGGCGGCGAGCTTATCGCACGGTTAAGCGCCGGTCCCACCAACAATACGCATGTCCTCGCCGGGCGAGAAATTACCGAGACCCTGCCGTTGGAAGGCTATCTCGTCTTTTTTGATGCCCTTCCCGCCGCCGTGCGACGTCTGGTCGGAGAGCGTTGGGGCAGTCCGAAGGATGATCCGTTTTTTGTGGATGGAGCCTTCGCCGTTCCCGCGTTTCGTTGCGGCAACGCCGCCGTTTGTCTGCAACCGGCGCGCGGCTATAACATTGATCCGGCGTCCGGCTACCACGATCCCGATCTTCCGCCGCCTCACGGATACCTCGCCTTTTATGCGTGGCTGAGGTTTCGTTTCGCGGCGAATGCCGTTGTTCATATGGGTAAGCACGGCAACCTGGAATGGCTTCCCGGCAAGGGTCTGGCCCTGTCCGCCGATTGCTTTCCCGAGGCGGCGCTGGGGCCGATGCCTAATATCTATCCGTTCATCGTCAACGATCCCGGCGAGGGAACCCAGGCCAAGCGGCGCTCACAGGCGGTCATTATCGACCATTTGACGCCGCCGCTGACCAGGGCCGAGAGCTATGGCCCCTTGAGGAATCTTGAGCAGCTTGTCGATGAGTATTATGAGGCCGCCGGACTGGACCCGCGCCGGCTCAAGGTTTTGCGTAGTCAAATCCTTGATCTTTGCCGCGTTACCGGCCTCGGCGACGACTGCGGCATGGACGACGGCGATGACGATGACGCGGCATTGAAAAAACTCGATAGCTATTTATGCGAGTTGAAGGAAATGCAAATCCGCGACGGCCTGCATATTTTCGGCGAGACGCCGGTCGGACAACAGCTCACCGATCTGCTGGTTGCGCTGGTGCGCACCCCACGCGGGTCCGGCGCCGGCGACGCCTCCTTGCCGAGGGCTTTGGCCGGCGATCTCGGCCTTGACTTCGATCCTTTGGACTGCGATATGAGCGCCCCCTGGAAGGGACCGAAACCGAAAATGCTGAACGGCGACGATCCCTGGCGAACATGCGGAGATACGGTGGAGCGGCTGGAAAAACTGGCCGGCGATCTGGTTTCCGGAACGCGGTCGCCGGGGGAAAAATGGGCCGCGACCAGGTCCGTGCTTGAGCAACTGGACAAGACCATCCGTCCGGCGGTGGAGGCCTCGGGCCACGCCGAGATCAAAGGCCTTCTGAACGCTCTCGATGGAAAGTTCGTCGAGCCGGGACCGTCAGGAGCGCCGACTCGCGGAAGGCCGGACGTGTTGCCGACGGGACGCAATTTCTACTCGATTGATCCCCGCACGGCGCCGACTCCCGCCGCCTGGATGCTCGGCTGGAAATCAGCGGCTCTTCTGGTGGAGCGTCACATGCAGGAACACGGCGTTTGGCCCAAAACCATGGCGCTCACCGCTTGGGGAACCAGCAACATGCGCACCGGCGGCGATGATATCGCGCAAGCCTTGGCGCTGATGGGGGTGCGTCCCATCTGGGATTCGTCCTCGCGGCGGGTTTCCGGGTTTGAAATTATGCCCGCCAGACTGCTTGATCGCCCGCGTGTGGATGTTACGCTCAGGATATC
This portion of the Rhodospirillales bacterium RIFCSPLOWO2_02_FULL_58_16 genome encodes:
- a CDS encoding bifunctional adenosylcobinamide kinase/adenosylcobinamide-phosphate guanylyltransferase, with the protein product MPLITLVLGGARSGKSAYAERLVNTDEAGLYLATAEIRDDEMAERVRLHRGRRDRTWTTVEEPLNLAQALKEHSSPRRPVLVECLTIWLSNLMEAQRNIGSETGVLVETLSLLQGPVVFVSNEVGQGIIPDNRLARDFVDASGRLNQSIAMIADRVIFINAGLPTVLKEVRA
- a CDS encoding cobaltochelatase subunit CobN is translated as MHLLAAQPGGVSDGSQAVDLRQSPGDIVVLSAADTELSCLAAAYGGLSGKEFPSLRLTGLLHLAHNMSVDLYVETVIAAARLVVVRLLGGRGYWPYGLEQVAAQCRRRSIPAAFLPGDDQPDAELSAFSTLPGEAVHRLWQYCVHGGIDNAGNFLRFSADLIGHKSEWDEPRPLLRAGLYWPDNALTTINANWKKGQAVAAVVFYRALVQAGNLKAVDALIKGLAGAGVNPLPIFVSSLRDPVAAATLEEILERAGCDVVLNATGFAVSSPGGRRSTPFDAVSSPVLQVIFAGSNKEDWSKGDHGLSTRDIAMNVALPEVDGRIISRAVSFKGLKRRDLNCEIDIIDYEPVADRIEFVSALAANWARLRRTAISERRVALVLANYPNRDGRMGNGVGLDTPAATVVVLKAMIGAGYDVRDVPDNGGELIARLSAGPTNNTHVLAGREITETLPLEGYLVFFDALPAAVRRLVGERWGSPKDDPFFVDGAFAVPAFRCGNAAVCLQPARGYNIDPASGYHDPDLPPPHGYLAFYAWLRFRFAANAVVHMGKHGNLEWLPGKGLALSADCFPEAALGPMPNIYPFIVNDPGEGTQAKRRSQAVIIDHLTPPLTRAESYGPLRNLEQLVDEYYEAAGLDPRRLKVLRSQILDLCRVTGLGDDCGMDDGDDDDAALKKLDSYLCELKEMQIRDGLHIFGETPVGQQLTDLLVALVRTPRGSGAGDASLPRALAGDLGLDFDPLDCDMSAPWKGPKPKMLNGDDPWRTCGDTVERLEKLAGDLVSGTRSPGEKWAATRSVLEQLDKTIRPAVEASGHAEIKGLLNALDGKFVEPGPSGAPTRGRPDVLPTGRNFYSIDPRTAPTPAAWMLGWKSAALLVERHMQEHGVWPKTMALTAWGTSNMRTGGDDIAQALALMGVRPIWDSSSRRVSGFEIMPARLLDRPRVDVTLRISGFFRDAFPGLIDLFDSAVRAVAALDESAQTNPLADGVKRQAGELRASGLSKEEAERRAAFRVFGSKPGAYGAGLQALIDEKGWTNEGDLARAYIAWGGYVYGAAAHGEAAHGLFEERLRNTEAVVQNQDNREHDLLDSDDYYQFEGGIASAVRHLSGNQPVVYHNDHSRPETPRIRTLEEEVARVVRARVVNPKWIEGVMRHGYKGAFEMAATVDYLFAFAATALCVKDHHFDAVFEAYLKDDKVREFMDNNNPAALKEISERLIEAQERGLWRPRLNSTRMLLNELVK
- a CDS encoding cobalamin biosynthesis protein CobW, with product MKIPATVITGFLGAGKTSMVRHLLENADGRRIALIINEFGNLGIDRELLMGCPVNGCEDDNVVELANGCICCAVADEFLPTMEMLLERPVPPDHIVIETSGLALPKPLVKAFNWPEIRSRVTVDGVIAVIDAPAVASGRFADDPDAVRAERPADENIDHESPLEEVFEDQILCADLVALNKTDVLSKTEIAFVRAEIARISAVRIVESVHGAVDVRVILGIGAAAEDDLDSRKSHHDGDEGHDHDDFDSFIVDLESINDPQALEARIRTATEAHDILRVKGFIHVPGKEMRHVVQGVGCRINRYYDRPWRPDEERRSRLVVIGQKGLDQAAIQATLWTLS
- a CDS encoding cobalamin 5'-phosphate synthase — encoded protein: MPFSESIMITLSEIWLDLRVAAAFLTRIPVNLSAVEAQRPPAEAARTFPLVGAAVGAAAGLMLFLASKSGLPPPACALIALAAGVLLTGALHEDGLADVADGFGGGKTRADKLKIMRDSRIGVYGMLAIVFSIGLRASALSGISAPGTAALALIAAGAVSRAVLPVMMVIMESARKDGLGVGVGKPGSEGVTSAVLLGMALVFVFPLAEASVLALAMAVVVTAAMVWLAEVQIGGYTGDVLGAVQQAVEIVVLLVLAAAAG